One Hermetia illucens chromosome 4, iHerIll2.2.curated.20191125, whole genome shotgun sequence DNA segment encodes these proteins:
- the LOC119654713 gene encoding lysozyme 2-like codes for MKAIAVIALLVLVACAQGKVYTRCEMARILYHDHGVKNLTTLANWVCLIEHESGFNDEAVGALNSNGTRDYGLFQINNKYWCKGNVASSDSCKIACTALLGNVDASWKCAQLVYKEQGFKAWYGWLDHCNGTAPSVASCI; via the coding sequence ATGAAAGCCATCGCAGTTATTGCCCTGCTCGTTCTTGTTGCCTGTGCCCAAGGCAAGGTTTACACCCGTTGCGAAATGGCTCGCATCCTCTACCACGACCATGGTGTAAAGAATCTTACCACCCTTGCCAATTGGGTTTGTTTGATTGAACACGAATCAGGATTCAACGATGAAGCCGTGGGTGCCCTCAACTCCAACGGAACCCGTGACTACGGTCTCttccaaatcaacaacaaatacTGGTGCAAAGGAAACGTTGCTTCCAGTGACAGCTGTAAAATTGCCTGTACCGCTCTTCTCGGAAACGTTGATGCCTCCTGGAAGTGTGCTCAACTCGTGTACAAGGAACAAGGATTCAAGGCCTGGTACGGATGGCTCGACCATTGTAATGGAACTGCTCCAAGTGTTGCTAGCTGCATTTAA
- the LOC119654070 gene encoding lysozyme 2-like, whose translation MKAIAVIALLVLVACAQGKVYTRCEMARILYHDHGVKNLTTLANWVCLIEHESGFNDEAVGALNSNGTRDYGLFQINNKYWCKGNVASSDSCKIACTALLGNVDASWKCAQLVYKEQGFKAWYGWLDHCNGTAPSVASCI comes from the coding sequence ATGAAAGCCATCGCAGTTATTGCCCTGCTCGTTCTTGTTGCCTGTGCCCAAGGCAAGGTTTACACCCGTTGTGAAATGGCACGTATCCTCTATCACGACCATGGTGTAAAAAATCTAACCACCCTTGCCAACTGGGTTTGTTTGATTGAACACGAATCAGGATTCAACGATGAAGCCGTGGGTGCCCTCAACTCCAACGGAACCCGTGACTACGGTCTCttccaaatcaacaacaaatacTGGTGCAAAGGAAACGTTGCCTCCAGTGACAGCTGTAAAATTGCCTGTACCGCTCTCCTCGGAAATGTTGATGCCTCCTGGAAGTGTGCTCAACTCGTGTACAAGGAACAAGGATTCAAGGCCTGGTACGGATGGCTCGACCATTGTAATGGAACTGCTCCAAGTGTTGCTAGCTGCATTTAA